Proteins encoded in a region of the Streptomyces akebiae genome:
- a CDS encoding serine/threonine-protein kinase, giving the protein MAPQRGTGSGAEAELPEYSGQYRLESCLGSGGMGVVHLASSTSGLRLAVKVVHAEFAKDPEFRGRFRQEVAAARRVSGAFTAPVVDADTDSPRPWMATLFIPGPTLAEHVKRNGPMPPGQLRRLMAGLAEALRDIHRAGVVHRDLKPSNVLLAEDGPKVIDFGISRPKDSELRTETGKLIGTPPFMAPEQFRRPREVGPAADIFALGSVTVHAATGRGPFDSDSPYVVAYQVVHDEPDLTGVPGNLAPLVRACLAKEPEDRPTADELMRELRSVAASYDTQTFIPSQRERDREREREKERQGAGWTGVPGPGRTADRDGDEHDDEHGNKYGNTNTGRGKGENTGAVADTGAAPASATGKGTSTSTSTSTSTDTGTGTGKGADTDTGTGVSGGRGGSGKSPDGGRGSGTGRAGRRLRRRAVLVAASLVVVAVGGFVSARVLGGEGGRADGATATPRASRAAAAAPALAAWATKPAAKNGSAPQCSYGAGKLLCSQRGLVSALDPADGGVLWRHTVDDAGALGAGAPPVESGGLVHVLTGQSRRVQALDPDTGKVRWERDVSAYGAQRYAGGTLLLTAADGTVTGVDSATGDIAWSRRIPGQPEAYFTAFDGDRSAYVASVTGEGAGARTRVTAVDPETGDVRWDARLDGQLEPVGARNGSLFFASIGGAYPDTVAVLRYDPGTGKTVRVELPVRLEQAHAVVRGDVVYLLSGASGALVAVDMKARKQLWRTETGVARGSTPVVGDRYVYFTSSDGRLLAVDARKGRLSGETASRLGDSDRITSARPEPVVIDGRVCAGAPDGTVLGLDGNDPASW; this is encoded by the coding sequence ATGGCACCGCAGCGGGGCACCGGGTCGGGAGCGGAAGCGGAACTTCCTGAGTACTCCGGCCAGTACCGCCTGGAGTCGTGTCTGGGGTCCGGCGGTATGGGTGTCGTCCATCTGGCCAGCTCGACCTCGGGACTGCGGCTCGCGGTGAAGGTGGTGCATGCCGAGTTCGCCAAGGACCCTGAGTTCAGGGGGCGTTTCCGGCAAGAGGTGGCCGCCGCCCGGCGGGTCAGCGGTGCCTTCACCGCGCCTGTCGTCGACGCCGACACCGACAGTCCCCGACCCTGGATGGCCACCCTCTTCATTCCCGGCCCGACCCTCGCCGAGCACGTGAAGCGGAACGGGCCCATGCCGCCTGGACAGTTGCGGCGGCTGATGGCGGGGCTCGCGGAGGCCCTGCGCGACATCCATCGCGCCGGCGTGGTGCACCGGGATCTCAAGCCCAGCAACGTCCTGCTCGCCGAGGACGGCCCCAAGGTCATCGACTTCGGCATCTCCCGGCCGAAGGACAGTGAACTGCGCACGGAGACAGGGAAGTTGATCGGCACACCGCCGTTCATGGCCCCCGAGCAGTTCCGGCGGCCCAGGGAGGTCGGGCCCGCCGCCGACATCTTCGCCCTCGGTTCGGTGACCGTGCACGCGGCCACCGGGCGCGGGCCCTTCGACTCCGACAGCCCCTACGTCGTCGCCTATCAGGTCGTCCACGACGAGCCGGACCTCACCGGCGTACCCGGGAACCTCGCGCCCCTCGTCCGCGCCTGCCTAGCGAAGGAGCCCGAGGACCGGCCCACGGCGGACGAGCTGATGCGCGAACTCCGGTCCGTGGCCGCCTCGTACGACACGCAGACCTTCATACCGAGCCAGCGGGAGAGGGATCGGGAAAGGGAGCGGGAGAAAGAGAGACAAGGGGCGGGGTGGACAGGCGTCCCCGGTCCTGGCCGGACCGCCGACCGAGACGGCGACGAGCACGACGACGAGCACGGCAACAAGTACGGCAACACAAACACAGGGCGGGGCAAGGGCGAGAACACCGGGGCGGTGGCAGACACGGGAGCGGCCCCGGCCTCCGCCACCGGCAAAGGCACCAGCACCAGCACCAGCACCAGCACCAGCACAGACACCGGCACAGGCACAGGCAAGGGCGCCGATACAGACACCGGCACAGGTGTCAGCGGTGGTCGCGGCGGGTCCGGAAAGTCCCCCGACGGCGGGCGTGGAAGCGGGACCGGTCGCGCCGGGCGGCGGTTGCGCAGGCGGGCCGTTCTGGTCGCCGCCTCACTGGTGGTCGTCGCGGTCGGGGGGTTCGTCTCGGCGCGGGTGTTGGGCGGTGAGGGTGGGCGGGCGGACGGGGCCACGGCCACGCCGCGGGCCAGTCGCGCCGCGGCCGCCGCGCCCGCACTCGCAGCCTGGGCCACCAAGCCCGCGGCGAAGAACGGAAGCGCGCCGCAGTGCTCGTACGGGGCCGGGAAGCTGCTGTGCTCGCAGCGGGGGCTGGTCTCCGCGCTGGATCCGGCGGACGGCGGCGTGCTGTGGCGGCACACCGTCGACGACGCGGGTGCGCTGGGCGCGGGTGCCCCGCCCGTCGAGTCGGGCGGACTCGTGCACGTGCTGACGGGCCAGAGCCGACGGGTCCAGGCACTCGACCCGGACACCGGCAAGGTGCGGTGGGAGCGGGACGTCTCCGCGTACGGCGCCCAGCGATACGCGGGCGGCACGCTGCTGCTGACGGCCGCCGACGGAACGGTCACCGGTGTGGACAGTGCCACCGGTGACATCGCTTGGAGCCGCCGGATCCCGGGGCAGCCGGAGGCGTACTTCACGGCGTTCGACGGTGACCGGTCGGCCTACGTGGCGAGCGTCACCGGTGAGGGGGCGGGGGCCCGGACGCGGGTCACCGCGGTGGACCCGGAGACGGGTGACGTGCGGTGGGACGCCCGGCTGGACGGTCAGCTGGAACCGGTGGGGGCCCGGAACGGCTCGCTCTTCTTCGCCTCGATCGGTGGCGCGTACCCCGACACGGTCGCCGTGCTCCGGTACGACCCCGGCACCGGGAAGACGGTCCGGGTCGAGCTGCCCGTACGGCTCGAACAGGCCCATGCGGTGGTGCGGGGTGACGTCGTGTATCTGCTGAGCGGCGCGAGCGGCGCGCTCGTGGCCGTCGACATGAAGGCGCGGAAGCAGTTGTGGCGGACCGAGACGGGGGTCGCTCGGGGTTCGACGCCGGTCGTCGGCGACCGGTACGTGTACTTCACCTCGTCCGACGGGCGCCTGCTCGCGGTGGATGCGCGGAAGGGCCGGCTCAGCGGGGAGACGGCGTCCCGGCTGGGCGACTCGGACCGGATCACCAGTGCGCGGCCCGAGCCGGTGGTCATCGACGGCCGCGTCTGCGCGGGCGCACCCGACGGGACCGTGCTCGGGCTGGACGGGAACGATCCGGCGAGCTGGTGA